Genomic DNA from Lactuca sativa cultivar Salinas chromosome 8, Lsat_Salinas_v11, whole genome shotgun sequence:
TCTGCCCTTGTTCTTTTCTTCAAAATGATGGAGTTTTCTGGGCTTTCTGCTAACCCTACAACAATGGCGAGTGTAATTCCTGCTTCTGTCCACTGTGAATCTTTTCATGACAAAGAAGGCATGCATGGGTTCATCGTCAAAATGGGGTTTTCAAAAGACGGGTATGTGCAAAACGCGCTAATCGACTTGTATTCCCGAATTGGGAAAATCGACATTTCAAGAAACATTTTTGATAGATTGGAGATTAAAGATACGGTTTCTTGGAATACAATGATTACAGGATACGTCGTTTGTGGATTCCATGAACACGCGTTAGATTTGCTGCATAAAATGAATCAAAGAGATGAAACCCACGAGCAAAACCTTGAAAAGGTAACATGTAAGCCTAATTTAATAACCCTAATGACTGTTCTTCCAGGTTGTGCAGCCTTGGCTGCCTTAGCAAAAGGTAAAGAAATCCATTCTTACGCAATTAGAAATCTTTTGGCCACGGATGTGGCAGTTGGAAGTGCCCTAACTGATATGTATGCAAAATGCGGGTGTTTAAACTTCGCCCGCAACGTGTTCAATGAAATGCCTGTGAGAAACGTGATCACATGGAATGTAATGTTCATGGCGTATGGTATGCACGGGAAAGGAGATGTCGCCATGTCACTTTTCAACCACATGGTGGCTGAAATCAACCCTAACGAAGTTACCTTCATTTCACTATTCGCAGCATGTAGCCATTCGGGCATGGTGGATGAAGGTCTAGAATTGTTCCATAAAATGAAAGACAAATACGGGGTTGACCCAACCGAAGATCATTACGGGTGTGTGGTTGACTTGCTAGGTCGAGCCGGGCGGCTAGCCGAAGCACACGAGCTGATAACCAAAATGCCACCACGGTTCAAGAAACTTGGTGCATGGAGTAGCCTACTTGGTGCTTGTTGGATTCACCAAAATGTGGACCTAGGGGAGATCGCGGCTCGAAATCTACTGGAATTCGAGCCGGATGTCGCCAGCCACTACGTGTTACTATCAAATATCTACTCGTCCGCAGGGTTTTGGAAAAAAGCAACCGAAGTACGAAAAACAATGATTAAAAACGGGGTTAAGAAAGAACCGGGGTGCAGTTGGATTGAGTTTGATGATGAAGTGCATAAATTTATGGCGGGGGATTTTTCACACCCGCAAAGTGAGAAAATTCATGGATTTCTTGAAAAGTTATTGGAGAGATTGAAACAAGAAGGGTATGTGCCCGATACTTCGTGTGTTCTTCATGATGTGAACGAAGATGAAAAGGAGAGTTTGCTTTGTGGACATAGTGAGAGGTTGGCTATAGCATTTGGGTTGATTAATATGCCACCGGGTGTCACGATTCGAGTTGCGAAAAATCTTAGGGTTTGTAATGATTGCCATTCAGCGATTAAGTTTATTTCGAAGGTTGTTGGGAGGGAGATTGTTGTGAGGGATGTTCGAAGGTTTCATTGTTTTAAAGATGGGAATTGTTCGTGTGGTGATTATTGGTGAGACTAGTATTAGGGCAACTTGTAAGGAAATAGCAAtgcattttactttattttttatatggggaatttattttgtatttgatctgtaacgtcccaaaattcaagtctaaacatttcatttttaattaaattgttcataaaacattcactagaaaatattgaatcaacacgtcatctcataaaatcaaggatcatgtttcaaacccacaacataagcaaataacatatcatagtacaatcccagaaaacaccgtgcggaaaatcaaatgtgtgtgtgatgccatgctacgccgccggctccttccccttagatgaagaggtacctgaaaccaaaaactgaaaccgtaagcacaaagcttagtgagttccctcatcataccacataccatacaataccatcgatatctttcaaccggtaatcgtcatcggtatctttcaaccggtaactggggactattccacccctaccactagcatacaacaacaagATATAAGcaacagtcaggcatatccgggtactgacctaccccttggtcctaaggaccactatcagggaaactatccctatcatgtaacatatcatacatatataactcataaccaaacgcatactagaccaagataaattatcacaaagacaattatcttctagatactcctcattggtgggccaacattgtggccttagacacacccctactagaaggtaactcatctCATACAAGTAGCTACTGATAATCAGTGCGGGAAACCTCcgtccgctgctgctccggaaatcctccggctacaaaccccacaaacactcaaatggatctctatacttagggtaaaatgaccattttaccctcaaccaagttaagtcaaagtcaaagtcaacttccagttgacccgacttgccgagtttggccatcaactcgccaagtccctcacTCTCTACTCGTCcccatccgcgaccctactcgtcgagttgggccgacaactcgacgagttcttctcccATTCGAAAGCCACAAggaaactcatccaactcgccgagttcgggaacaactcgcctagtcccacgagcagatcccctactcgcttccaaatcctcaccagagcatccatcttgaggatttgggtttctggggctATTGCTACTcgataaattgctaattccgcgagCAGTGACGAAaggttggaccttctacacttaaacccctcttaactCAGTaactgttcatatgactcgctgagtttgaagaacaactcgtcgagttccagacaatcttcataggactcgccaagTGGttcgtccaactcgtcgagtctaagaccatctttgttgggattaaaaccccaattgagatttgatgaacaagatgcggaaaataagaacaaacacaaatatgaagattaggtcgaatgatcactcgatttattgaattgtgaggaacagaTTACACTTTaagaataagaatctaactctacagaaacctcacaacgtggcggctacattttgcctcactcttaaccctaacaatgaataatacatgactatttatagggaaaagacaagtcttgggtttctaacctacacttcatcaaggggcccattgtcatcatccatggagtgctttgaaaccctacaatctccccctcaaagtatggaatggatgacaatgctttaacttccaaaacaagcatctagcgaataaaaagatcttgcaacgagaaatagatgaagcaatccacgaatcttgattcttcaatagtcttcaaacatgagctctaggatatataaatcaagcactgatgtaatgtctttaaacttcattttcgaatgtaatcccaaaaaatcttcatgaaaaccaaacccgccataaaaacccatttcagaacaaagaaaccaaatcattcttgtctttgaagagctccccctccaagtcacaattcaaataagctaatgatataagccatcaaaaaatatcatgtaaactttaagattcgtaatgccacctgatcgagaaaatactagaagtcggagatataacaagtccttagcagagctcgataaagaacttccgatgtaaaggatacttctctgtcaAAGCTTTAGCAGagatcgatgaagaacttccactgtaaaagctaccttcataattctaccacaagctttataaaaaatctttaaatttgaaaaatcacaatccaatttcgaatggccataccaaattctcccctgatttataataaaaaacgtgattataaagccttcaaatggtcatgaaaatgatcttgaatggataaaaaattactatgctcccccgcgacaaaatgatatagataatgaagtataaaattcgaaaaagtcgtgaaaatttgacgttatcacgaaaaacgactttccgaactgcCAAGACTTGAtgaaatctttatttttctgttcacaaaaaaatatgtgcattaaagaattcaaaactgttcaccggccctcaaaTTTGCTAACTTTTTGAAAAATTGGCTGAAATTGTCACTTTGCAGAAAGTTAGGGGATTAAAATAATAAATCTGCATCACATTCCCCTTCatttgtaacaatttctggaaatagtCCAAAACTGCCAATCTGTGAAAACAACAGGGACCAAAAGCGTCAAACTGCTGATGTTGTAGGGACCAAAAAATGAAACTTTGACATCTTCTTCCCCATTTGATTAAATACGAACGAACAACAACAACGACTTAATTCCAAAGACCAATTCAGAGATCAACCAATATTTCCAAACTCCGAACATCCCTTCGTTCCGATTGCATAGTTACGAATGCCAGGCCATACAACATCTCATTCCAATTTCATTCGTTCGCAGTGAGCATTCGCAAATCATCAATTTTTGACTTTTCGATTTTGACCAATGTTCATCTAGATGAGATCGATTTGTTCTTCATTCGTTCACATGTCAGAACTTTTCACAACAATTTTGACTTATCTGTTGACTTGACAGTTGCGAACAAATCCCCAACACATTCCAGTTGAGTCAATTACATTCGTTCCGATCATCATGCACTGATTGGGAATTCATTTGTTTTAATTGTTTGAAGCCCCGATAACAATACCCACTTGGCGATTGAGAACCTGATTCCAATCACAAAGCCATTTTCGATCAGAAAACTATGTTCAATTCCAAGATTGAGTTCCGATTTCATTCGCAGGTAAGGAAATTCATAGCGATTTTGACTTTTCTGTTGACTAGCAATGGTGAACAGATATACAAACACATTCTGCTTGCAGGACTATTACACCAACTACAAACCATTGAACTTCTTCCCAATTGAAGTCCTTCCCAGTTGCAATTAGACCAAACCATCTTCCCATTGACATCCAAGTGGTTCGTTCTCAGATCTTGAAACCTAATAACGAATCAGTAGCTTCCCAGAATTGATTCTCAATAATGAACCCTTCATGTCAATTTTAATTGGAAACACGATTCGACCTTTAACACCATTTTGACTTTATGAAATCATGGAATCAAttgatataataaaaaattgatcaCGATAATGGCTTTATTCACGGTAATCGACTTAGGAATGGATGAGCAATAGATTTGACAATCATAGATAAAATTTATTGATTGCAGTCCACAATTACAAAGAACACGATAAAGGGACAAAAACACCGCCGATGAACAGTACAAGAAAATGGGAATCTTTGATTTACAATCAACGATAAGAGCAGGAACGAGAAAATTGATGAAAAACAAGATCTTGGATTAAGACAAACAAAAATCGATTCTTGAGAATTGATGTTCACACGTTGAGTCTATTAAATTGTTGAGTCTATTAAATTGCGTCATGGGCTTGGTCCTTAGCCCAATTTgaatgccggtattgggcctgtccagctgTACATAATTTTGTACTAGagtttagtatataagttgcatggATGCAGACTTAGTAGTAATCGCTTTCATTGTTTATTTGCTTCAtagtttttgtaaaccctagctcgtctCTACAGCGAAAGTTCTTcattgagctctgctgaggcgtgactcggttttgaatcataagcataaattTGATTCTGTTTTGTGTTCATTCTCATATTGTTCTTAAACTGTTTGATTTCTTT
This window encodes:
- the LOC111877413 gene encoding pentatricopeptide repeat-containing protein At3g57430, chloroplastic, giving the protein MSAFTISLPFQTPHQQQNPINKNHSFRSPPKPPSSNQKPTSDSRSYSSWIEQLRSHTRSGNFHEAISVYIDMTTAGLRPNNFAFPAVLKAVTEIQDFNLGEQVHGVVVKLGYDASSVTVANTLLNMYGKCGGLNDVVKVFDKITERDKVSWNTFIASLCRLEEWELALDMFRRMQFDDKVEPNSFTLVSMSLACSNLENRHGVMLGKQVHAYSLKIGDTMSFTNNSLMSMYAKLGRIQDSVSLFEMFPGKNIISWNTMISSLSQQDRFQEAMAVFKLMILEEMKPDGVTISSVLPACSHLELLHHGKQIHAYAIRNNNLIENSYVSSALIDMYCNCREITIARKVFDRLVNRSLANWNAMLAGYTQNGFYDSALVLFFKMMEFSGLSANPTTMASVIPASVHCESFHDKEGMHGFIVKMGFSKDGYVQNALIDLYSRIGKIDISRNIFDRLEIKDTVSWNTMITGYVVCGFHEHALDLLHKMNQRDETHEQNLEKVTCKPNLITLMTVLPGCAALAALAKGKEIHSYAIRNLLATDVAVGSALTDMYAKCGCLNFARNVFNEMPVRNVITWNVMFMAYGMHGKGDVAMSLFNHMVAEINPNEVTFISLFAACSHSGMVDEGLELFHKMKDKYGVDPTEDHYGCVVDLLGRAGRLAEAHELITKMPPRFKKLGAWSSLLGACWIHQNVDLGEIAARNLLEFEPDVASHYVLLSNIYSSAGFWKKATEVRKTMIKNGVKKEPGCSWIEFDDEVHKFMAGDFSHPQSEKIHGFLEKLLERLKQEGYVPDTSCVLHDVNEDEKESLLCGHSERLAIAFGLINMPPGVTIRVAKNLRVCNDCHSAIKFISKVVGREIVVRDVRRFHCFKDGNCSCGDYW